From the genome of Candidozyma auris chromosome 2, complete sequence, one region includes:
- a CDS encoding Golgi transport complex subunit COG6, with amino-acid sequence MDFVTFESFANDESLPSPQPSISLPLKPQLDNLKLMSNLSNIKSLLKSKDDYVQGEDGSTDTQLADRYASLSLKALEKSNQSEGSTTPAGSAETRNSALSKRLARALNPSLSDSEIKELFGLLDSKNTDISLMADPGVMGSVARKNVRGEIEADLIKSHTAALTDYGKVVSQLELLGKRVTQLDLMVTEINENLERDEKNTAHISQDIHELAQKQAGYKIKKELLSNFKKTFTLNEYEQHLLTSGDINCAFFEALAKAEEINEKCSILLALDDPSLGKSVMEKSSDLIERAVNKILTFCNRSLVNLYSMNDKSRTETLHQCMDYLKKNPVRYAAVIDTYVDSRTAVVLEDFAAQTNSTKSGSTNVSRDSRPVYYTSHDSVRFVADLLAYVHSVVVNEIEVVDGLFQDDSSEFQTTKADMISRILIALGRPVKATIEQLLSQTTKLQTIHKLYTNLELYHMMYKKLEYAGSLVETLVLLLESSRFRIVTIISNNLATIASSNQAQMDLSTDLQPPEWTINFYSELLPLIDTMTTETILSLPEAAHKEFLELIVDRPISIFETHLSKVSSTWSKKEIIIFKQNYLDLVLSKIMPLAYFQDKVLELNRRNAALTKDLSKFHLDRLLQDCKLYDFYNIVNMICPIDDEISDAAMYEAIAENKLFNHETIASANETMQEVLPTALLDVQNSLMKLNSPAIVTEVISDVMVSFTHFYSLLSDIVQAFLHKQLLSWTDDNVATLLGVENLYSKRNADN; translated from the coding sequence ATGGACTTTGTCACGTTTGAATCGTTCGCCAATGATGAGTCGCTACCGCTGCCCCAACCGTCTATCCTGCTTCCTCTCAAGCCGCAGCTTGATAACTTGAAGCTCATGTCGAATCTTTCCAACATCAAGTCTCTCTTGAAGCTGAAGGACGACTACGTACAGGGCGAAGATGGATCCACAGATACACAATTGGCAGATCGGTATGCTAGTTTGTCTCTCAAAGCGTTAGAGAAGTCAAACCAAAGCGAGGGCTCAACAACTCCGGCGGGAAGCGCAGAAACGCGTAACTCTGCCCTCTCGAAGCGTCTAGCTAGAGCGTTGAATCCTTCCTTGTCAGATAGCGAAATCAAAGAATTGTTTGGATTACTCGACTCGAAAAACACTGATATTTCGCTTATGGCAGACCCTGGCGTCATGGGCTCGGTGGCTCGGAAAAACGTCAGAGGAGAAATCGAGGCAGATTTGATTAAAAGTCACACAGCTGCTCTTACAGACTACGGTAAAGTCGTGAGCCAATTGGAGTTATTGGGGAAACGAGTAACTCAGCTTGACTTAATGGTCACGGAAATTAATGAAAACCTCGAAAGGGACGAAAAAAACACGGCCCATATATCCCAGGACATTCACGAACTTGCGCAAAAACAGGCGGGCTACaagatcaaaaaagaacttcttctgaatttcaagaaaacatTCACCCTAAATGAATACGAACAACATCTTCTCACATCGGGAGACATCAATTGTGCTTTCTTCGAAGCGTTGGCGAAAGCAGAGGAAATCAACGAGAAATGTCTGATTCTACTAGCGTTAGACGACCCCCTGTTGGGAAAATCTGTCATGGAAAAGAGCTCGGACTTGATAGAACGTGCTGTCAACAAAATCTTAACCTTTTGTAACCGTTCTTTGGTGAACTTATACCTGATGAATGATAAGTCTCGTACAGAGACATTACACCAGTGTATGGATtacttgaaaaagaacCCCGTTAGATATGCTGCTGTGATAGATACGTACGTTGACTCGAGAACAGCTGTCGTATTGGAAGATTTTGCCGCCCAGACAAATAGTACGAAATCGGGATCAACCAATGTTTCGAGAGATTCCCGCCCAGTTTACTACACTTCTCATGACTCTGTGAGATTTGTGGCTGATTTGCTAGCATACGTTCATTCTGTGGTGGTGaatgaaattgaagttGTGGATGGCTTGTTCCAGGATGACTCAAGCGAGTTCCAAACAACGAAAGCAGATATGATTAGCAGGATCTTAATTGCGTTGGGCCGACCTGTCAAAGCTACCATCGAGCAGTTGTTGTCTCAAACAACGAAGTTACAGACAATTCACAAATTGTATACAAATTTGGAGCTCTACCACATGATGTACAAAAAACTTGAATATGCCGGCTCTCTTGTGGAAACGTTGGTTCTCTTACTTGAGTCTTCCCGTTTCCGTATTGTTACTATTATCAGCAACAATTTGGCCACAATTGCATCATCAAACCAGGCCCAAATGGATTTGTCGACTGACTTGCAACCACCCGAATGGACAATTAACTTCTACAGCGAATTGCTTCCGCTTATCGACACAATGACAACAGAGACTATTCTCTCCCTACCAGAAGCGGCGCATAAAGAATTTCTCGAGCTCATTGTGGATCGGCCGATCTCAATATTTGAGACCCACCTAAGCAAAGTTTCGAGTACATGGAGCAAAAAGGAGATCATTATTTTTAAGCAGAATTACCTTGATTTGGTGCTCAGCAAGATAATGCCACTTGCATATTTTCAAGACAAAGTGCTTGAATTGAATCGAAGGAATGCTGCACTCACAAAAGACCTCAGCAAATTTCACTTGGATCGTCTTTTGCAGGATTGTAAGCTATACGACTTTTACAATATTGTGAACATGATATGCCCAATTGATGACGAAATAAGCGACGCCGCAATGTATGAAGCTATCGCCGAAAACAAGCTATTCAACCATGAAACCATTGCTAGCGCCAACGAAACAATGCAAGAGGTGCTCCCAACAGCGCTTCTTGATGTGCAGAATAGTCTCATGAAGCTCAATCTGCCAGCGATCGTGACCGAGGTGATCAGTGATGTGATGGTTAGTTTCACTCATTTCTACAGTTTGCTCTCCGACATTGTACAAGCATTTCTACACAAGCAACTATTGTCATGGACGGATGACAACGTTGCTACCCTCTTGGGTGTGGAGAACCTCTATTCGAAAAGAAATGCAGATAATTAA
- the IDP1 gene encoding isocitrate dehydrogenase (NADP(+)), which yields MLRGFKNTRTFSSSAAALGKIKVKNPVVEMDGDEMTRIIWARIKDKLINPYLDVDLKYYDLGIEARDKTNDQITVDAANAIKEHGVGIKCATITPDEARVAEFKLKKMWLSPNGTIRNILGGTVFRESIIIPRIPRLVPGWEKPIVIGRHAHGDQYKATDLVIEEPGKLELVFTPKNGGEKVTKTVYDYKDRGVGLAMYNTDESIRGFAHSSFKMALSQNLPLYLSTKNTILKKYDGRFKDVFQEIYDAEYSKQFEEKGLWYEHRLIDDMVAQMIKSKGGFVMALKNYDGDVQSDIVAQGFGSLGLMTSALMTPDGKAYESEAAHGTVTRHFRQHQQGKETSTNSIASIFAWTRGLAQRGRLDGTPEVVDFAHKLEKATVGVVQEDGVMTKDLALACGRTDRESYVTTTEFLDAVGDKLKN from the coding sequence ATGTTGAGAGGTTTTAAAAATACCCGCACGTTCTCGTCGTCTGCTGCAGCACTCGGTAAGATCAAAGTGAAGAATCCCGTGGTCGAAATGGACGGTGACGAGATGACGAGGATCATTTGGGCAAGAATCAAAGACAAATTGATAAACCCATACTTGGACGTCGACTTAAAATACTACGACTTGGGTATCGAGGCCAGAGACAAAACCAATGACCAGATCACGGTGGATGCTGCCAatgccatcaaggagcaCGGTGTGGGTATCAAGTGTGCCACCATTACCCCGGATGAGGCTCGTGTGGCAGagttcaaattgaagaagatgtggTTGTCGCCCAATGGTACTATTAGGAATATCTTGGGCGGCACTGTTTTTAGAGAGTCGATCATCATCCCTAGAATTCCTCGTCTAGTGCCAGGATGGGAGAAGCCAATTGTCATTGGAAGACATGCCCATGGAGACCAATACAAGGCTACAGATTTGGTGATTGAGGAACCAGGCAAGTTGGAGCTTGTGTTCACCCCTAAAAATGGAGGTGAGAAGGTGACCAAGACTGTTTATGATTACAAAGACAGGGGTGTCGGCTTGGCCATGTACAACACTGATGAGTCCATCAGAGGATTTGCTCATTCCTCTTTCAAGATGGCCTTGAGCCAGAATTTGCCGTTATATTTGTCCACAAAAAACaccatcttgaagaaatacGATGGTCGCTTCAAGGATGTCTTTCAAGAGATTTATGATGCAGAGTACTCTAAGCAGTTCGAGGAGAAGGGTTTGTGGTACGAGCACAGATTGATTGACGACATGGTGGCACAGATGATCAAGTCTAAGGGAGGCTTCGTAatggcattgaagaacTATGATGGTGATGTGCAATCAGATATCGTCGCCCAAGGTTTTGGCAGTTTGGGACTCATGACCTCCGCCTTGATGACTCCCGACGGTAAGGCTTACGAGAGTGAGGCGGCTCATGGCACAGTTACCAGGCATTTTAGACAGCACCAGCAGGGCAAGGAGACATCCACTAACTCTATTGCTTCTATCTTTGCATGGACCAGGGGTCTCGCCCAAAGAGGTCGTTTGGATGGCACTCCGGAGGTTGTGGACTTTGCTCacaagttggagaaagcCACTGTGGGTGTGGTGCAAGAAGACGGTGTGATGACGAAGGATTTGGCCTTAGCTTGTGGTAGAACCGATAGAGAGTCATATGTGACAACCACAGAGTTCTTGGACGCTGTGGGCGATAAGTTGAAGAATTAG
- the VPS33 gene encoding tethering complex ATP-binding subunit VPS33, which translates to MTKQPAELGPSLNERTAENLFSVLRKISTSDNLFITSQKLSQLLNHLTSLTELKSKGKFDRVVWLETLASSDDVSQYLTNYGGLIIIIEDNHESLKLFGDIWPHVSRQKVRVNLIVKDLGRAVYYEICKILGSPPDDLFKNAINIDLSQNTIRINQSVRLLNWKTLPTCVEDFVFSLNMDNGGLQSYFENPMQQLLSLSTALVQIVDYTKPDITLKFKNLFAKGDHSVALSNMFMNDKLPEYLTSGFSSNEREFYLSKLKGNTDLVIIERNLDYFPLLLDHLNYMGLLDDLFGTQDELNNILSTGDKLNDELFDILKDLNFASIGMKLNKLARYIQSEIGNRDKMTDLQEIKQLVKNLGSLTTKQELVRKHTALSEAILEKIKKNNQEDYKHDIREVWVELQNEIFNIDYRKQIAQFHQMMNQGCDSSIALSFIALISLINDGIRPKDFNQIEDRIHTEYGLSAVLALRKLLDLKIIKSVNKGTDFFSGFTFGKSEIETTTTTTSIETGGKADNAPLSDKAYDDVNSLGITGGQDVYKSTYTLISKFWNLHPLEEENEEVVIESLSDYPNPSFVYPSATVPLSARLIESLYYREFLKYKPVNNIHRRPNWERLNLDAMFKGQTIDKNICDESDNRKSDTTKNSRPEYIIAVFVGGITRGEITVLRYLKNRLAAQNKHLFVLTTGLVSNRKLIDVVTQ; encoded by the coding sequence ATGACGAAGCAGCCTGCAGAATTGGGGCCTCTGCTCAATGAGAGAACAGCAGAAAATCTCTTTCTGGTGCTCAGGAAAATCCTGACTTCAGACAATCTTTTCATTACGTCGCAAAAGCTCTCGCAACTCTTGAATCACCTCACGTCCCTAACTGAGCTCAAATCCAAGGGCAAGTTCGATCGAGTCGTGTGGCTCGAGACATTGGCTTCTTCGGACGATGTGCTGCAATACCTTACAAACTATGGTGGCTTGATTATCATTATTGAGGACAACCATGAGagcttgaagctctttggcGATATTTGGCCCCATGTGAGCCGCCAGAAGGTTAGGGTAAACTTGATCGTCAAGGACCTTGGCCGGGCCGTGTACTACGAGATATGCAAAATCTTAGGATCACCTCCTGAcgatcttttcaaaaatgctATCAATATTGACTTGTCACAAAACACTATCCGCATCAATCAGAGTGTGCGCTTGTTGAACTGGAAGACGCTACCTACATGCGTCGAGGACTTTGTATTTTCGTTGAACATGGATAATGGTGGACTACAGCTGTACTTTGAAAATCCAATGCAGCAACTATTGCTGCTCTCCACGGCGTTGGTCCAGATCGTTGACTACACGAAGCCTGATATTACCCTTAAGTTCAAGAACCTTTTCGCAAAGGGAGACCATTCTGTTGCACTCTCCAATATGTTTATGAACGACAAACTACCAGAGTATCTTACATCGGGCTTCAGTCTGAATGAGCGGGAATTCTACCTATCCAAGCTCAAAGGAAATACTGACTTAGTAATCATCGAAAGAAACCTAGATTATTTTCCACTCTTGCTCGATCACTTAAACTACATGggccttcttgatgacttgTTTGGCACGCAGGACGAGCTAAACAACATACTTAGTACTGGGGATAAACTTAATGACGAGCTCTTTGATATTCTCAAGGATCTCAATTTCGCATCTATCGGTATGAAGCTCAATAAGCTTGCACGCTATATCCAGCTGGAGATTGGTAATCGTGATAAAATGACAGATCTACAAGAAATAAAACAACTCGTGAAAAACTTGGGAAGCCTCACAACAAAGCAAGAGTTGGTCAGAAAACACACTGCACTTAGCGAAGCcattcttgagaagataaagaagaataaTCAAGAAGACTACAAGCATGATATTCGGGAGGTTTGGGTTGAGCTACAAAACGAGATCTTTAACATTGATTACAGAAAACAGATTGCCCAGTTCCACCAAATGATGAACCAGGGTTGTGATTCCTCAATCGCATTGAGTTTCATCGCCTTAATATCGTTAATAAACGATGGAATCAGACCAAAAGACTTCAATCAAATCGAGGACCGCATTCATACAGAGTATGGCCTCTCGGCTGTGCTTGCACTTCGGAAATTACTTGACTTAAAGATTATTAAGTCCGTGAACAAGGGGACAGACTTTTTCAGTGGTTTTACGTTTGGAAAATCGGAGATCGAAACAACTACCACCACTACATCAATCGAGACCGGTGGCAAAGCTGACAATGCTCCTTTGCTGGACAAGGCATACGACGATGTGAACTCTCTCGGGATCACTGGTGGTCAAGATGTGTACAAGTCAACATACACGCTAATTAGCAAGTTTTGGAACTTACATCCcttggaggaagaaaacgagGAAGTTGTCATTGAAAGTCTTTCTGACTACCCCAACCCGTCATTTGTTTACCCATCAGCTACAGTCCCATTATCTGCTCGTCTCATTGAGTCGCTCTACTATCGTGAATTTTTGAAGTACAAGCCTGTGAACAACATCCACCGCAGGCCAAATTGGGAACGTCTCAACTTGGACGCAATGTTCAAAGGCCAAACCATAGACAAAAACATATGCGATGAGCTGGATAACCGTAAATCGGACACCACAAAGAACTCCCGGCCTGAGTATATTATCGCTGTGTTCGTCGGAGGGATAACTAGAGGCGAGATCACTGTACTTCGATACTTGAAAAACCGACTTGCAGCACAAAACAAGCACCTCTTTGTTTTGACTACTGGCTTAGTGAGCAACCGCAAGCTTATTGATGTGGTGACTCAATGA
- a CDS encoding acyl-CoA thioesterase II, protein MVNLSDIYAERMTDFEDALGIKQVKPDGDTHVFVSNHRLTKPSKKSKGVYGGNLAGQALLAAIRTAPEGFTPHSLHSHFVKSVSDQHRVKWTVEEISNGKTFCNRSVKAWQDKQIRYIANISLTRKNCFRQSEREYYEYEERQEQKKKEAAARGEEYDPDDDGEPIKSKPFSFQTPLPRWLLEERREDMAVDKRSANRYIYHKIPHQFVSLEDTKYEDKVPVTERKMSFFVRLGDGNLKIKDSAFQFVGLGVLSDSLFLTRLARVLRISTVNLNQTGHYFSVSLDHIIYFHDSDFDCTQWVAFGFKAVRLINNRVLLEAEMYNEAGQHVATIIQEGLVHFNGLEKQAHL, encoded by the coding sequence ATGGTCAACCTTTCCGATATCTACGCCGAGCGAATGACCGACTTTGAGGATGCCCTCGGCATAAAGCAGGTCAAGCCTGATGGCGACACTCATGTGTTTGTACTGAACCACAGACTCACCAAACCgctgaagaagtccaaAGGTGTCTATGGAGGCAATTTGGCGGGACAAGCACTTCTCGCTGCGATCAGAACAGCGCCAGAGGGATTCACCCCACACTCGCTTCATTCCCACTTTGTCAAGAGCGTGAGTGACCAGCACAGAGTGAAATGGACAGTGGAGGAGATTTCCAACGGTAAaactttttgcaaccgaAGCGTCAAGGCGTGGCAAGATAAGCAGATCAGGTACATTGCCAACATCTCGTTGACCAGAAAGAACTGTTTCAGGCAGTCGGAGAGAGAGTACTACGAGTATGAGGAGAGACaggagcagaagaagaaagaagccGCTGCTCGAGGCGAGGAGTACGATCCAGACGACGACGGTGAACCTATAAAGCTGAagcctttttctttccagACACCTCTTCCGCGGTGGTTGCTTGAAGAGCGCAGAGAGGACATGGCGGTGGACAAAAGGTCCGCTAACAGGTACATCTACCACAAAATCCCACACCAGTTCGTGCTGTTGGAAGACACAAAGTACGAGGATAAAGTGCCTGTCACGGAGAGAAAGAtgtctttttttgtgcGGTTGGGAGATGGGAACctcaagatcaaggacTCTGCGTTTCAGTTCGTCGGGCTCGGTGTATTATCTGACTCGTTGTTCTTGACTCGCCTTGCTCGAGTCTTGCGCATTTCCACCGTCAATTTAAACCAGACGGGCCACTATTTTTCTGTTTCACTTGACCATATCATCTACTTCCACGATAGCGACTTTGATTGTACGCAGTGGGTAGcctttggcttcaaagcGGTGCgtctcatcaacaacaggGTCCTCTTGGAAGCAGAGATGTACAACGAGGCGGGCCAGCACGTGGCCACAATTATCCAAGAAGGCTTGGTTCATTTTAACGGGCTCGAAAAGCAGGCCCATCTTTAG
- a CDS encoding acyl-CoA thioesterase II: MSLEELYENPNVSRMEEKFSVIKKSDTEYEGKYPLELFREGARGVYGGEFAAQSLSAAYDSVDDPEFSPHSFHSHFLKAGSNQSKMRFEVEKTSQGRNYCSRLVKTYQSHTNQLCYIMTVSFVRKNSIDQRKKEFAQLGDDQKYHPRTKIPIEFTSSPHPWFDKYVKKLDSLPSFEHTNGNLLTVLPPEVMRENPSKKELSLEIPYRHYGGFFKVNDDLSKAKNPDKQRHIDLTFGSDSYFLMTMVRALGIPLMSKGALDFFRVSLDHTVYFHDSDFDPTDFMFMDYNFERLANDRVLCSVKIYSRQRKHVATVIQEALTFVPLALADRAKGATYKL; this comes from the coding sequence ATGagtcttgaagaactttACGAAAACCCAAACGTCTCCCGCATGGAGGAAAAGTTCTCCGTGATTAAGAAGCTGGACACGGAGTACGAAGGAAAATACCCATTAGAACTTTTCAGAGAAGGCGCTCGAGGTGTATATGGTGGTGAGTTTGCAGCGCAGAGTTTGCTGGCCGCTTATGATTCCGTGGATGACCCAGAATTCTCTCCACACTCATTCCACTCGCATTTTCTCAAGGCTGGGCTGAACCAGCTGAAGATGCGGTTCGAAGTAGAAAAGACGTCTCAGGGTAGAAACTACTGCTCgaggttggtgaagacgTACCAGCTGCACACAAACCAGCTCTGTTACATCATGACGGTGTCGTTTGTGCGAAAGAATCTGATTGAccaaaggaagaaggagttTGCCCAGCTTGGCGACGATCAGAAGTACCATCCTCGAACAAAGATTCCAATAGAGTTCACAAGCAGCCCTCATCCATGGTTCGATAAGTACGTGAAGAAGCTCGACTCGCTTCCCTCGTTTGAGCACACCAATGGGAACTTGCTTACGGTGCTTCCACCAGAAGTGATGAGAGAGAACCCACTGAAAAAAGAGCTCTCTCTTGAAATCCCTTACCGTCACTATGGAGggttcttcaaggtgaaCGATGACTTGAGCAAGGCCAAGAACCCAGATAAGCAGAGACACATTGATCTCACTTTTGGATCGGACTCgtatttcttgatgacaatGGTGAGAGCGCTCGGGATTCCCTTGATGTCGAAAGGTGCATTGGACTTCTTCAGGGTGTCGTTGGACCACACGGTGTACTTCCACGACAGCGACTTTGATCCGACCGACTTTATGTTTATGGACTATAACTTCGAGAGATTGGCCAACGACAGAGTGTTGTGCAGCGTCAAGATCTACTCGAGACAAAGAAAGCACGTTGCCACGGTGATCCAGGAGGCCCTCACGTTTGTACCGCTCGCTTTGGCTGACAGAGCCAAGGGAGCCACCTATAAGCTTTAG